CGATATATTCGCGAGATCCGGGTCACAATTTGTATCGACTAAAGAAATAGTAGGAATCCCTAAAATGGCACATTCCCGAAGAGCTATATACTCTTTTTGCTGATCAAGGACGATCACAATGTCTGGCAATCTCGTCATATATTTGATCCCGCCGAGATACCTTTGCAAGGTAGATAATTTTCTCTTCAAGATTGCCACATCTCTTTTTGGGAGATGGTGGAATTTTCCCATTTTTTCTTCTGCTCTTAAGTCTCTAAATTGAGAAAGTCTAGTTTTCGTAATCGACCAATTCGTTAACATACCACTGAACCACTTTTTATTAACATAATGACAACGAGCCCTTATTGCAGCTGATGCTACTAAATCTGTTGCTCTTTTTTTGGTACCAACAATTAAGAAACTTTTTCCCTGACTTGCTGCATCAAAAACTAAATCACAAGCTTCTGATAAAAAACGAGCCGTTCTAGCGAGATTTATAATATGAGTACCTTTACGCTTTGCCGAAATGTAAGGGGCCATTTTAGGATTCCATTTCTTAATACCATGACCAAAATGAACTCCTGCTTCTATCATCTCTTTCAAATTAATGTTCCAATATCTTCTTGTCATTATGTTAATAAAAAGTGGTTCAGTGGTATGTTAACGAATTGGTCGATTACGAAAACTAGACTTTCTCAATTTAGAGACTTAAGAGCAGAAGAAAAAATGGGAAAATTCCACCATCTCCCAAAAAGAGATGTGGCAATCTTGAAGAGAAAATTATCTACCTTGCAAAGGTATCTCGGCGGGATCAAATATATGACGAGATTGCCAGACATTGTGATCGTCCTTGATCAGCAAAAAGAGTATATAGCTCTTCGGGAATGTGCCATTTTGGGGATTCCTACTATTTCTTTAGTCGATACAAATTGTGACCCGGATCTCGCGAATATATCGATTCCAGCCAACGATGACACTATGACTTCAATTCGATTGATTCTTAACAAATTAGTATTTTCAATTTGTGAGGGCCGTTCTCTCTATATAAGAAATCGTTGATTAAGAATATATAGTGAATTCTTGGGCAACTGCGTAAATTTATGGAATCACTTACTCTACTATATCTTTTTTttttgcatagaattttttttgcatAGAAAAAAGAAGGGGAATATTGATATATATTAGAGGGTATTGATATATATTATGATCTGATGTGCTTTCTTGGTATCCTAAATATAAGATTAATACTTCAAGTTGCTGAGTTGAGAAAGAGATGGTTGAATCAAAAGAATTCCTTTTTTGAAGTTCAATTTTTATCAGAGGACAATATGAATATTATACCTTGTTCCATTAAAACACTCAAGGGGTTATACGATATATCGGGTGTAGAAGTAGGCCAACACTTCTATTGGCAAATAGGAGGTTTCCAAATTCATGCCCAAGTACTCATCACTTCTTGGGTCGTAATTACTATCTTGCTAGGTTCAGTTGTCATAGCTGTTCGGAACCCACAAACCATCCCGACCGACGGTCAGAATTTTTTTGAATATGTCCTTGAGTTTATTCGAGACTTGAGCAAAACTCAGATTGGAGAAGAATATGGTCCCTGGGTTCCCTTTATTGGAACTatgttcctttttatttttgtttcgaaTTGGTCGGGTGCTCTTTTACCTTGGAAAATTATAGAGTTACCCCATGGGGAATTAGCAGCGCCCACGAATGATATAAATACTACTATTGCTTTAGCTTTACTCACGTCAGCGGCATATTTTTATGCTGGTCTTAGCAAAAAAGGATTGAGCTATTTCGAGAAATATATTAAACCAACTCCAATCCTTTCACCAATTAACATCCTAGAAGATT
This window of the Triticum aestivum cultivar Chinese Spring chromosome 5D, IWGSC CS RefSeq v2.1, whole genome shotgun sequence genome carries:
- the LOC123123289 gene encoding ATP synthase subunit a, chloroplastic-like, giving the protein MCFLGILNIRLILQVAELRKRWLNQKNSFFEVQFLSEDNMNIIPCSIKTLKGLYDISGVEVGQHFYWQIGGFQIHAQVLITSWVVITILLGSVVIAVRNPQTIPTDGQNFFEYVLEFIRDLSKTQIGEEYGPWVPFIGTMFLFIFVSNWSGALLPWKIIELPHGELAAPTNDINTTIALALLTSAAYFYAGLSKKGLSYFEKYIKPTPILSPINILEDFTKPLSLSFRLFGNILADELVVVVLVSLVPLVIPIPVMFLGLFTSGIQALIFATLATAYIGESMEGHH